In one Yarrowia lipolytica chromosome 1A, complete sequence genomic region, the following are encoded:
- a CDS encoding uncharacterized protein (Compare to YALI0A15147g, similar to uniprot|Q9UW06 Yarrowia lipolytica Alcohol dehydrogenase 3, similar to Saccharomyces cerevisiae ADH6 (YMR318C)), which produces MTIPKTQKAIVFETSGGPLEYKDVPVPVPGDHQILVNVKYSGVCHSDLHAWMGDWPLPTKLPLIGGHEGAGVVVAKGKNVTTFEIGDYAGIKWINQACYTCEFCQEAYEPNCPKAQISGYTMDGTFQQYALADAVQAAHIPQGTDLSQVAPILCAGVTVYKAIKTSGRKAGEWLAVTGAGGGLGSLAVQYAKAMGFRVLAIDTTEEKEKMCLELGAEVFVDFAKTDNLVARVQEITGGGPHGVINVSVSEFAINQSLEYVRSVGTVVLVGLPAGAVCKSPIFSQVARAITIKGSPVGNRADTQEALSFFTRGLVHSPIHVVGLSELQKVFTLMEEGKIAGRYVVDTSK; this is translated from the coding sequence ATGACAATCCCCAAGACCCAGAAAGCCATTGTGTTCGAAACCTCTGGAGGTCCCCTGGAGTACAAGGACGTGCCTGTGCCCGTGCCCGGCGACCATCAGATTCTCGTCAACGTCAAGTACTCGGGAGTTTGCCACTCTGACCTCCACGCCTGGATGGGAGACTGGCCTCTACCCACCAAGCTCCCTCTTATCGGCGGCCACGAAGGAGCCGGCGTCGTGGTGGCCAAGGGAAAAAACGTGACCACGTTCGAAATTGGAGACTACGCCGGAATCAAGTGGATCAACCAGGCGTGCTACACGTGCGAGTTCTGCCAGGAGGCCTACGAGCCCAACTGTCCCAAGGCCCAGATCTCGGGATACACAATGGACGGAACCTTCCAGCAGTATGCACTTGCAGATGCTGTGCAGGCAGCCCACATTCCCCAGGGCACAGACCTTTCTCAGGTGGCTCCTATTCTGTGTGCCGGAGTGACTGTTTACAAGGCCATCAAGACCTCTGGACGAAAGGCAGGAGAATGGTTGGCCGTGACAggtgcaggaggaggactcgGATCGCTGGCGGTGCAGTacgccaaggccatggGTTTCCGAGTGCTGGCCATCGACAccaccgaggagaaggagaagatgtgTCTGGAACTGGGAGCAGAGGTCTTTGTGGACTTTGCCAAGACTGACAATCTGGTGGCACGAGTTCAGGAGATTACTGGAGGTGGCCCTCATGGAGTCATCAACGTTTCTGTGTCCGAGTTTGCCATCAACCAGTCTCTCGAGTACGTTCGGTCCGTTGGAACTGTTGTTCTGGTGGGTCTgcctgctggagctgtgtGCAAGTCGCCCATCTTCTCGCAGGTGGCCCGGGCTATTACCATCAAGGGCTCTCCTGTGGGTAACCGAGCCGACACCCAGGAGGCTCTGTCATTCTTTACCCGAGGATTGGTTCACTCGCCTATTCATGTGGTCGGACTGTCTGAGCTGCAGAAGGTGTTTAccttgatggaggagggaaAGATTGCGGGTCGGTATGTTGTCGATACCAGCAAGTAA